DNA from Krasilnikovia cinnamomea:
CCCGAGTTTAAGGGCCGAGGCGGTCGCGCTGTATCGGTCCAGGCCGGGTGCGACCATCGCCTCGATCGCTGATGACCTGGGCGTTAACCGGGAGACACTGCGTAACTGGGTCCGTCTCGATGACGAGCGTCGTGGCGGCGGTCCGCGTCCGGGCCGGCCGGTCGTAGCGGCGGGTGAGGCGGTCGGCGCGGTTGGAGCAGGAGAACGCCGAGTTGCGGCGCCGGGTTCGCGACGTCGGTGACATCACCTACCTGCCGGTCGGTGAACGCGGATTCCTCTACCTGGCAACGGTTGTCGACCTGCACTCGCGTCGCCTGGCGGGCTGGGCGATCGCCCATCACATGCGCACCGATCTGGTCATCGACGCCCTCGCCGCCGCCGAGCGGACCCGCGGCAGCCTCCACGGAACCCGGGGAACATCAAACTCTCCATCAAACCCGGGGCTTGACACACCGACCACGGAGCTCAAGGCGGATTCCAGTGGTCGTCGCAACACCTCGACCAAGGGGTGTGCCATGGGAAGACGTCTGGGCTGGACGACGGCGATGACGAGCCGGCCGGCTTTGCGTTCGCCGGGGCGTCCGGGTGTGAAGGAGCATCGGGAGGTGCGGCGGCAGTTCTGGCGGCGAATCGCTGAAGGGCTGTCGAGTGAGGAGGCCGCGGGTGCCTTTCCGGTGGGGGAGTGGGTGCACGCTGTTGGCGCTGGGCGAGGTTGTTCTCGGGGCTGTCTGTCGTGGTACGCCACCCCTACCGATCACCACCGCACCCAGGCGGCCGCTGAGTCGACGCCGCCGACACGGTCC
Protein-coding regions in this window:
- a CDS encoding transposase — protein: MRPSLRAEAVALYRSRPGATIASIADDLGVNRETLRNWVRLDDERRGGGPRPGRPVVAAGEAVGAVGAGERRVAAPGSRRR